A region of Lichenibacterium dinghuense DNA encodes the following proteins:
- a CDS encoding PQQ-dependent sugar dehydrogenase: MRNLLASLVILTVPAHAAETVPVRTGSAAFGDWRTDAPGVVRLIRPGDLPAPFATPSASNGPQDAALPRNPEVHVPDGLTASLWAEGFTGPRTIRVAPNGDVFVAETDEGDIKVVRPTAGTEAAAPARVYAKGLDGPFGMAFYPPGDDPRWLYVATTDAVFRYPYRSGDLAEAKPERVLDLDISDGGHSTRDIAFSPDGRRMFVSIGSQSNDAEDLTAAPKAEVAQLPLGAAWGDETRRADVLSFDPEGHDRRIFATGIRNCVGLAVQPRDGGLFCATNERDGLGDNLPSDYVTRVREGGFYGWPWFFIGSHEDPRHRGERPDLAGKVTVPDVLFQAHSAPLTMSFYDPPAGAPAALGSAYAGQAFVAMHGSWNRAKRTGYKVVRAVMADGVPTGAYEDFATGFVGADGRVWGRPVGVAAMRDSSLLIGEDENGTIWRVTPKTGTR; the protein is encoded by the coding sequence ATGCGGAACCTGCTCGCCTCTCTGGTCATCTTGACGGTTCCGGCCCACGCGGCCGAGACCGTCCCCGTGCGGACAGGCTCCGCCGCATTCGGAGATTGGCGCACCGACGCGCCGGGCGTCGTGCGGCTCATCCGGCCAGGCGACTTGCCCGCGCCCTTCGCGACACCTTCGGCCAGCAACGGCCCACAGGACGCGGCGCTGCCGAGGAACCCCGAGGTGCACGTGCCCGACGGTCTGACGGCGTCGCTCTGGGCTGAGGGATTCACTGGCCCGCGGACGATCCGAGTGGCGCCGAACGGCGACGTTTTCGTGGCGGAGACGGACGAGGGCGACATAAAGGTGGTCCGGCCCACCGCCGGAACGGAGGCCGCGGCTCCGGCCAGGGTCTATGCCAAGGGCCTCGACGGCCCGTTCGGGATGGCCTTCTACCCGCCCGGCGACGACCCGCGCTGGCTCTACGTCGCGACGACCGACGCCGTGTTCCGCTACCCGTACCGCTCCGGCGATCTCGCCGAAGCGAAGCCCGAGCGTGTCCTCGACCTCGACATCAGCGACGGCGGCCACTCGACCCGCGACATCGCCTTCAGCCCCGACGGCCGTCGCATGTTCGTGTCGATCGGCTCGCAGAGCAACGACGCCGAGGACCTCACCGCCGCGCCGAAGGCCGAGGTCGCCCAGCTTCCGCTCGGCGCCGCGTGGGGCGACGAGACGCGTCGGGCCGACGTCCTCTCATTCGATCCCGAGGGGCACGACCGCCGGATCTTCGCCACGGGCATCCGCAACTGCGTCGGCCTTGCGGTCCAGCCGCGCGATGGCGGGCTGTTCTGTGCCACCAACGAGCGGGATGGGCTCGGCGACAATCTCCCGTCGGATTACGTCACCCGCGTTCGGGAGGGCGGCTTCTATGGCTGGCCGTGGTTCTTCATCGGATCGCACGAGGACCCGCGTCACCGGGGCGAGCGGCCCGACCTCGCCGGGAAGGTCACCGTGCCGGACGTCCTGTTCCAGGCCCACTCGGCCCCGCTCACGATGAGCTTCTACGACCCGCCCGCCGGTGCTCCCGCCGCCCTCGGCTCGGCCTACGCGGGTCAGGCCTTCGTGGCGATGCACGGGTCGTGGAACCGCGCCAAACGCACGGGCTACAAGGTGGTCCGCGCCGTCATGGCGGACGGCGTGCCAACGGGTGCGTACGAGGACTTCGCCACGGGCTTCGTCGGAGCGGACGGGCGGGTGTGGGGCCGCCCGGTCGGCGTCGCCGCCATGCGGGACAGCAGTCTCCTCATCGGTGAGGACGAGAATGGGACGATTTGGCGCGTGACGCCGAAGACGGGCACGCGGTGA
- a CDS encoding DUF2971 domain-containing protein: MPEFLYRFRSADALIHKFRELENGEIFFSSTSELNDPMEGFTDVFWKGNETLWSNLLRHYVFCLTQTFYFGMILGDQFTIDLIDSSVRDTPLSLKGLPAEKVYNKVCETFLGRQGVRRIIGQLANRDGSVRRNELSTYLRLLHPIAIYYTMKEAGDLRAEHSHNKTAIDLTAFKEAADAADGLMAKLPDRADHTLEQGEIFFTYTEIAAQQMRVITHSQRRQDVPSPMWGQFIDTFPGDYISAVERMVYPNWHIASFTSNPDNASMWGVYGDAHRGFCLKFRTQKLPDGREGLPLRGVVGSSFGPEGHRVLRNLRSLAFSSVDYETAHPEIDFFRTFGRFTVKAMQDFWFSRADGSLDPIYNDVFGNEDAWRNRYWALFEGLVSIKLPEWAHEQEYRLVHASQLSIYPRGGVRRPVPGGAGRSATRACAA, from the coding sequence GTGCCGGAATTCCTCTACCGATTCAGATCTGCAGACGCTTTGATTCACAAATTCAGAGAGCTGGAAAATGGAGAGATCTTTTTCTCATCCACCTCTGAATTGAACGATCCCATGGAAGGTTTCACCGACGTCTTCTGGAAGGGCAACGAGACGCTATGGTCTAATCTTTTGCGACATTATGTTTTTTGTTTGACACAGACATTCTACTTTGGAATGATTCTGGGAGATCAGTTCACGATCGATCTGATCGACAGCAGCGTGAGGGACACGCCGCTTTCATTGAAGGGTTTGCCTGCTGAGAAGGTATACAATAAAGTTTGCGAGACTTTTCTGGGACGTCAGGGCGTTCGACGCATCATCGGACAGTTGGCGAACCGCGATGGTTCCGTGCGGCGGAACGAGCTCTCGACCTACCTCCGGCTGCTTCATCCGATCGCGATATACTACACTATGAAAGAAGCTGGAGATCTTCGGGCAGAGCATTCACACAACAAGACGGCAATCGACCTCACCGCATTCAAAGAAGCTGCCGATGCAGCCGACGGCCTTATGGCGAAGCTACCCGATAGAGCTGATCATACTTTGGAGCAGGGCGAGATATTTTTTACCTATACGGAGATCGCCGCGCAACAGATGCGTGTCATTACCCACAGTCAGCGGAGACAAGACGTGCCGTCTCCGATGTGGGGGCAGTTCATCGACACTTTCCCGGGCGACTATATCTCTGCTGTGGAGAGGATGGTATATCCGAACTGGCACATAGCGAGTTTCACGAGCAACCCCGACAATGCTTCGATGTGGGGCGTCTACGGTGATGCACATCGAGGGTTCTGCCTCAAATTCCGCACGCAGAAGTTGCCAGACGGCAGGGAAGGCCTGCCACTTCGAGGAGTGGTGGGAAGCAGCTTCGGCCCGGAGGGGCATCGCGTGCTGCGCAATCTCCGCAGTCTCGCGTTCAGCTCGGTAGACTATGAGACGGCTCATCCCGAGATCGACTTTTTCCGCACGTTCGGCCGCTTCACAGTCAAAGCCATGCAGGACTTTTGGTTCAGCCGCGCCGATGGTTCGTTGGATCCCATCTATAATGACGTGTTCGGCAACGAGGACGCTTGGCGTAACCGCTATTGGGCGCTGTTCGAGGGCCTCGTTTCCATCAAGCTTCCCGAATGGGCCCACGAACAGGAATATAGGCTCGTCCACGCCTCTCAGCTAAGTATCTACCCACGGGGTGGTGTGAGGCGACCGGTGCCGGGTGGGGCGGGTCGAAGTGCAACGAGGGCTTGCGCGGCGTGA